A stretch of the Malus sylvestris chromosome 10, drMalSylv7.2, whole genome shotgun sequence genome encodes the following:
- the LOC126585833 gene encoding ALA-interacting subunit 3-like, translated as MSSNTAPSSSGGAGSADATSTRRHSKRPKYSRFTQQELPACKPILTPRWVISAFLLVSAVFIPIGVVSLFASRDVVEIIDRYETDCIPTPSRDDKVRFIQGPGVKTCNRTLRVSKHMKQPIYVYYQLDNFYQNHRRYVKSRSDQQLKDSKSESEIDACKPEDKANGLPIVPCGLIAWSLFNDTYTFSRNSQQLTVNKKDISWKSDREHKFGKNVFPKNFQNGTLKGGKSLDTSKPLSEQEDLIVWMRTAALPTFRKLYGKIEVDLEENDTIEVTLENNYNTYSFNGKKKLVLSTTSWIGGRNDFLGIAYLTVGGLCFFLAMAFTVVYLVKPRQLGDPSYLSWNRNPGGH; from the exons TCAGGAGGCGCCGGATCTGCGGATGCAACGTCTACCAGGAGGCATTCCAAGCGACCCAAAT ATTCAAGATTTACTCAGCAGGAACTTCCAGCGTGCAAGCCAATTCTCACGCCACGATGG GTGATCTCAGCATTCCTGCTCGTAAGCGCTGTCTTCATTCCCATCGGAGTTGTTTCCCTCTTTGCTTCTCGAGAT GTTGTTGAAATTATTGATCGGTATGAAACTGATTGCATACCAACACCCTCTAGAGATGATAAGGTCAGGTTCATACAAGGGCCTGGAGTAAAAACATGCAACAGAACTCTAAGG GTATCAAAGCATATGAAGCAgcctatatatgtatattaccaGCTTGACAATTTCTACCAGAATCATCGCAG ATATGTTAAGAGTCGAAGTGATCAACAGTTGAAAGATTCAAAGTCTGAGAGTGAAATAGATGCCTGTAAGCCTGAAGATAAGGCAAATGGTCTACCTATTGTACCTTGTGGTCTTATTGCTTGGAGTTTGTTCAACGACACCTATACTTTTTCCCGCAATAGCCAGCAGTTGACGGTGAACAAGAAGGATATCTCGTGGAAGAGTGATAGGGAGCACAAATTTGGCAAAAATGTCTTTCCAAAGAACTTTCAGAATGGAACTCTTAAAGGTGGCAAGTCTCTGGATACCTCTAAACCA TTAAGTGAGCAAGAGGACCTTATTGTTTGGATGAGAACTGCTGCACTACCGACATTTAGAAAGCTGTACGGGAAGATAGAGGTAGATCTGGAAGAAAATGATACGATAGAAGTGACACTGGAGAACAATTACAACACATACAGTTTTAACGGAAAAAAGAAGCTCGTGCTCTCGACCACCAGTTGGATTGGTGGCAGGAATGACTTCCTTGGCATTGCTTATCTCACTGTTGGAGGGTTGTGCTTCTTTCTGGCCATGGCTTTCACTGTTGTGTATCTTGTTAAGCCAAG GCAACTTGGAGACCCATCGTATTTGTCGTGGAACAGAAATCCGGGAGGTCACTAA